The following proteins are encoded in a genomic region of Chloracidobacterium sp.:
- a CDS encoding polysaccharide biosynthesis protein, with protein sequence MDDSTLFGDRYWFLRRPLQFVGDVAVLCAAFFIAYLPAVNIQLGEFYIDTALKQLPFVVLVQLSAMFLVGAYSLIWRYVSIEDIRVFIKAAVISLSVLLIFRFLIIFTRSDTWQVPVSVILIDTMMAFGGLLGLRILRRFFYELNEKNRVPAGRKRIKNIPTLIVGAGRMGSTLVKEVHGRGDSELEIRGFVDDDQRKVGGSVNRIKVLGTTARLEKLVHELDIKQVVIAIDQANGKDIRRIMDICAAIPVKARIIPGLDEIAQGSVNVSRIRDVEIEDLLGRDPVELDGNNLNDLLAEKVVLVTGAGGSIGSELIRQIAPFHPKLLLLVERAEFLLFNIERELAASGRDGGYIPLIADIADEARMRSIFEQYRPQVVFHAAAHKHVPLMEQNAAEAVKNNIFATKLVGRLAGEFGADDFVMISTDKAVNPTSIMGASKRVAEIVIQELNQTYRTKYVAVRFGNVLGSAGSVVPIFKEQIRKGGPITVTHRDMTRYFMTIPEASQLVLQAAALGNGGEIFILDMGRPVKILDLAEDMIRLSGLTPYEDIDIEFSGIRGGEKLFEELEITGEDLLKTRHPKIFIGRIRTFSPEEVAAILTRLSSAVDANNEAQIRLAFAESLPEANITLTTIAEQDAKRKIEAAGH encoded by the coding sequence ATGGACGACAGTACGCTATTTGGCGATCGATATTGGTTTCTGCGGCGGCCATTGCAATTTGTCGGCGACGTTGCCGTTCTGTGCGCGGCATTCTTTATAGCGTATCTGCCGGCGGTCAATATCCAACTCGGCGAATTTTATATCGATACGGCTCTTAAGCAGCTTCCGTTCGTCGTGCTCGTACAGCTCTCAGCGATGTTCCTCGTCGGGGCATATTCGCTGATCTGGCGTTATGTCAGCATCGAGGATATCCGCGTCTTTATTAAGGCCGCTGTCATATCGCTTTCCGTCCTGCTTATTTTCAGATTCCTTATTATTTTTACGCGATCTGATACCTGGCAGGTGCCGGTATCGGTGATATTGATCGACACGATGATGGCGTTCGGCGGGCTGTTGGGCCTACGCATCCTGCGCCGCTTTTTCTACGAGCTGAACGAAAAGAATCGTGTTCCGGCCGGACGAAAGCGCATTAAGAACATCCCGACGCTTATTGTCGGTGCCGGCCGAATGGGTTCGACGCTTGTAAAAGAGGTACACGGCCGAGGCGATTCCGAGCTTGAGATACGCGGCTTTGTCGATGACGACCAGCGAAAGGTCGGCGGCAGCGTCAACAGGATAAAGGTGCTCGGCACAACCGCACGCCTCGAAAAGCTCGTCCACGAACTCGACATAAAACAGGTCGTCATCGCGATCGACCAGGCTAATGGTAAAGACATACGCCGGATAATGGATATCTGTGCGGCGATACCCGTAAAGGCACGCATCATTCCCGGCCTTGATGAGATCGCACAAGGCAGCGTAAACGTAAGCCGCATCCGCGATGTCGAGATCGAGGACCTCCTCGGCCGCGACCCTGTCGAACTTGACGGCAACAACCTGAACGATCTGCTCGCAGAAAAGGTCGTCCTCGTAACAGGTGCGGGCGGCTCGATAGGTTCAGAACTTATTCGCCAGATCGCGCCGTTTCATCCGAAACTTCTGCTGCTTGTTGAGCGTGCGGAATTCTTGCTATTCAATATCGAACGCGAGCTTGCCGCTTCCGGCCGTGATGGCGGCTACATCCCATTGATCGCCGATATTGCAGACGAAGCGCGTATGCGCTCGATCTTTGAGCAGTACCGTCCGCAGGTCGTCTTTCACGCAGCCGCACATAAACACGTTCCGCTGATGGAGCAAAACGCGGCCGAGGCCGTTAAGAACAACATCTTCGCGACGAAGCTCGTCGGCCGTCTCGCGGGCGAGTTCGGTGCGGATGATTTTGTTATGATCTCGACCGACAAGGCCGTCAACCCGACCTCGATAATGGGCGCCTCGAAACGCGTCGCCGAGATCGTCATACAGGAACTCAACCAAACCTATCGGACAAAGTATGTCGCCGTCCGCTTTGGCAACGTGCTCGGCTCGGCAGGCTCGGTCGTGCCGATCTTTAAGGAGCAGATACGTAAGGGCGGCCCGATCACGGTAACGCACCGTGATATGACGCGTTACTTTATGACGATCCCCGAGGCTTCGCAGCTTGTGCTGCAGGCGGCGGCTCTCGGCAACGGCGGCGAGATATTCATCCTCGATATGGGACGCCCAGTAAAGATACTCGACCTTGCTGAGGATATGATACGTCTTTCGGGGCTGACGCCGTACGAGGATATCGATATAGAATTTTCGGGCATTCGCGGCGGTGAAAAGCTCTTTGAGGAGCTTGAGATCACGGGCGAAGACCTCTTGAAGACACGCCATCCGAAGATATTCATCGGCCGCATACGAACATTTTCGCCCGAGGAAGTCGCGGCTATTCTCACACGGCTCAGTTCAGCAGTAGATGCCAATAACGAAGCTCAGATACGCCTTGCATTTGCCGAGTCGCTCCCCGAAGCGAACATTACGCTCACGACGATCGCCGAACAGGATGCGAAGCGCAAGATCGAGGCGGCAGGGCACTGA
- a CDS encoding FAD-dependent oxidoreductase: MRLTRRELLATFLGTPLALAACRNASPPRLPEGEIVGQSVELGHILREGRSFEVPPDNWLSAKVAIIGAGIAGLTAARHLKKQGFDDFLVLELEKEPGGTARSGTGSPVGYPWGAHYLPVPFPENTELISLLDEMSLLDGRDAQGNILAKEQFLCREPEERVFYKGRWYEGLFLNAGASEEDKSQYVRFQEIIGQWANRRDAKGRRAFVVPIERCSDDAEFTQLDRIPFAEWLRQNGFTSERLLWYCDYATRDDYGLKIDQASAWVGLFYFCSRVRASGAESQPFITCPEGNGQFVNFFMTAVSGHVQRSMMAVSVNPTERGVEVICLDEGSLRGLRCERVIFASPIFTAPYVIRGFRENAPFAAEEFTHNAWFVANLHLKDRPKPRSSKDFPLSWDNVIYESPGLGYVTATHQKGIDYGPTILTYYYPMCHEPNGRTTLFNYDREQLADVCLSDLSRPHKDIYELCERLDVMRWGHAMISPRPNFIWSGIREKAVKPYRNIHFAHTDLSGVALFEEAFYHGMRAAKEVLAS; encoded by the coding sequence ATGAGGCTGACGCGACGAGAATTATTGGCGACATTCTTGGGTACGCCGCTGGCGCTCGCCGCCTGCCGCAATGCATCGCCGCCGCGGCTGCCCGAAGGCGAGATCGTCGGGCAAAGCGTGGAGCTCGGTCATATTCTGCGTGAAGGCCGGAGTTTTGAAGTGCCGCCGGATAATTGGCTGAGCGCCAAGGTTGCGATAATCGGTGCCGGCATCGCGGGCCTTACTGCGGCCCGGCATCTCAAGAAGCAAGGCTTTGACGACTTTCTCGTCCTTGAGCTTGAAAAAGAGCCGGGCGGAACGGCGCGCAGCGGTACCGGCAGCCCTGTCGGCTATCCGTGGGGAGCTCATTACCTGCCGGTGCCTTTTCCGGAGAATACCGAGCTTATCTCACTCCTCGACGAAATGTCCCTGCTCGACGGCCGCGACGCGCAGGGCAATATCCTTGCAAAGGAGCAGTTCCTTTGCCGCGAACCGGAAGAGCGCGTTTTTTACAAAGGCCGCTGGTACGAAGGCTTGTTCCTAAACGCCGGTGCGAGCGAAGAGGATAAGAGCCAGTACGTACGCTTTCAAGAGATCATCGGACAATGGGCGAATCGCCGCGATGCCAAAGGCCGACGTGCGTTCGTTGTTCCGATCGAACGGTGTTCGGACGACGCAGAGTTCACACAGCTTGACCGCATCCCGTTCGCTGAATGGCTGCGGCAGAACGGCTTTACTTCCGAGCGTCTGCTTTGGTACTGCGACTATGCGACGCGTGACGATTACGGGCTGAAGATCGATCAGGCGTCCGCGTGGGTCGGCCTTTTCTATTTCTGTTCGCGAGTAAGAGCGAGCGGCGCCGAATCGCAGCCGTTCATCACTTGTCCCGAGGGCAACGGTCAATTCGTTAATTTTTTTATGACCGCTGTGAGCGGGCATGTGCAGCGTTCGATGATGGCGGTTTCGGTGAACCCGACGGAGCGAGGCGTCGAGGTCATCTGTCTTGATGAAGGTTCGCTTCGCGGCCTCAGATGCGAGCGTGTGATATTTGCATCGCCTATCTTCACGGCACCGTACGTTATCCGAGGCTTTCGCGAGAACGCACCTTTCGCCGCTGAGGAATTCACACATAATGCATGGTTCGTCGCCAACCTGCACCTCAAGGATCGGCCTAAGCCACGCAGTTCAAAGGATTTTCCGCTTTCGTGGGATAATGTCATCTATGAAAGCCCCGGCCTCGGCTACGTTACGGCGACACACCAGAAAGGCATAGACTACGGCCCGACGATACTTACTTATTACTATCCGATGTGCCACGAGCCGAACGGCCGGACGACGCTTTTCAATTACGACCGTGAACAGCTTGCAGATGTCTGCCTGTCTGACCTTTCGCGGCCGCATAAGGACATTTATGAACTGTGCGAGCGGCTCGATGTTATGCGCTGGGGCCACGCGATGATCTCGCCGCGGCCGAACTTCATCTGGAGCGGTATTCGGGAAAAAGCGGTAAAGCCCTACCGCAACATTCATTTTGCACACACAGACCTCAGCGGTGTCGCTCTTTTTGAAGAAGCGTTCTATCATGGGATGCGTGCGGCTAAAGAGGTATTAGCGAGCTGA
- a CDS encoding DNA/RNA non-specific endonuclease — MRKFILFSTVLTLAGVFAALAFQVSADGNDGNSLASNSLVISQVQMGGPSDANDEFVEIHNNSNAPIDLNGYRIVYRSQNGTNDVANAFAVWSTSTIIQPGQYMLIASTAYTGGVTPDKTYNPTTCSCSMSAANGGVAIRQGENNTGAIIDSVAWGSVNNGFTEGSPTTAPGNGNSKARALGGCQDTDNNAADFSTLTPGAARNSSTAPNVCAGGGTTLFAAMAANPTAVNPGATTLLTVTVLPATTPPSTGIVVTGDLTTIGGDGSQTFYDDGTHGDVTAGDNKFSFLATVTGDTLPGTKQLFATAADQEGRTAPASVNITVNGATPNEDPLIFGNPSGATADVNNFDNYLIQRTAYTMSYNRTKNGPNWVAWRLDTSWIGGSGRGDFAPDTSLPQGWYQVQPNDYSGSNYDRGHMCPSGDRTISSEINNQTFLMSNIVPQLAANNQGPWADLENYCRTLASQGNELYIISGPNGNIGTIGANQDPAKRIVVPESTWKVVLVLPNGTNDLARASSRATRVFGVIMSNQSISQSAPWRNFRVTVDQVERLTGYDFFSLIPKNTQEIIERRRDRL; from the coding sequence ATGAGGAAATTCATATTATTTTCGACCGTACTGACGCTTGCCGGTGTATTCGCCGCACTTGCATTCCAAGTATCGGCGGATGGCAATGACGGTAATTCGCTGGCATCGAATTCACTTGTGATCAGCCAGGTGCAGATGGGCGGACCATCGGATGCCAATGACGAATTCGTCGAGATCCACAACAACAGCAACGCACCGATCGATCTGAACGGCTACCGTATCGTGTATCGTTCGCAGAACGGCACGAATGATGTAGCAAATGCCTTCGCGGTCTGGTCAACTTCGACGATCATACAGCCCGGGCAATATATGCTGATCGCGTCAACGGCCTACACGGGCGGTGTGACGCCTGATAAGACGTACAACCCGACGACCTGCTCGTGTTCGATGAGTGCGGCGAACGGCGGCGTAGCGATCCGTCAGGGCGAAAATAATACAGGTGCGATCATTGACTCGGTTGCGTGGGGCTCGGTGAATAACGGATTTACCGAAGGCTCGCCCACAACGGCACCCGGGAACGGCAACAGCAAGGCCCGCGCACTCGGCGGTTGTCAGGATACGGACAACAACGCCGCTGATTTCAGCACGCTGACGCCCGGCGCGGCCCGAAACTCCTCGACCGCTCCCAACGTCTGTGCGGGCGGCGGTACAACGCTGTTCGCCGCGATGGCAGCAAACCCGACCGCGGTCAATCCCGGAGCGACAACGCTGCTTACGGTAACGGTTCTGCCGGCGACCACTCCGCCAAGTACGGGAATCGTGGTTACGGGCGATCTTACGACCATCGGCGGTGATGGGTCACAGACGTTCTACGATGACGGAACGCACGGTGACGTAACCGCCGGCGATAACAAATTCTCATTCCTTGCCACCGTTACTGGTGATACTCTGCCGGGAACAAAGCAGCTTTTTGCTACCGCGGCCGACCAAGAGGGGCGCACGGCGCCTGCGAGTGTAAATATTACGGTCAACGGAGCCACACCGAATGAGGATCCGCTGATCTTCGGCAACCCGAGCGGAGCGACCGCAGATGTCAACAACTTTGACAACTATCTGATCCAACGCACGGCTTACACGATGTCGTACAACCGCACAAAGAACGGCCCGAATTGGGTTGCGTGGAGGCTTGACACAAGCTGGATCGGAGGCTCGGGCCGCGGGGATTTTGCACCGGATACGAGCCTGCCGCAAGGTTGGTATCAGGTGCAGCCGAACGATTATTCAGGCTCGAACTACGACCGCGGCCATATGTGCCCGTCAGGCGACAGGACGATCTCGTCAGAGATCAATAACCAAACATTCCTGATGTCCAACATCGTGCCGCAGCTCGCCGCGAACAATCAGGGGCCTTGGGCCGATCTTGAGAACTATTGCCGCACGCTCGCATCACAGGGCAATGAGCTCTACATCATCTCGGGGCCGAACGGCAATATCGGAACCATCGGGGCGAATCAGGACCCGGCAAAGCGCATCGTTGTGCCTGAATCTACTTGGAAGGTCGTTCTTGTGCTGCCGAACGGTACGAACGACCTTGCCCGTGCCAGTTCGCGTGCAACCCGCGTATTCGGTGTCATAATGTCGAATCAATCGATCTCGCAAAGTGCTCCGTGGCGAAATTTCCGGGTAACTGTTGACCAGGTCGAGCGTCTAACAGGTTATGACTTCTTCTCGCTAATACCAAAGAATACGCAGGAGATCATAGAACGCCGCCGCGATAGGTTGTAA
- a CDS encoding holo-ACP synthase: MIVSTGIDIVEVYRISETLTRTPRFAERVYTAREREYCKERGAASAQSYAARFAAKEAFLKALGTGWRGKIAWHDVEIVNSAEGKPSLAIAGEAEKRLTEIGGRFVHLSISHTAEYAVAQVIIEA; this comes from the coding sequence ATGATAGTTTCGACAGGCATCGACATTGTAGAAGTTTACCGTATCAGCGAAACGTTGACGAGAACGCCGCGTTTTGCCGAACGTGTCTATACGGCCCGCGAACGCGAATACTGCAAAGAACGCGGCGCCGCATCCGCACAGAGCTATGCTGCACGCTTTGCTGCAAAAGAGGCTTTTCTGAAGGCGCTCGGCACGGGCTGGCGCGGTAAGATCGCGTGGCACGATGTCGAGATCGTCAATAGTGCCGAAGGCAAGCCGTCATTGGCCATCGCCGGAGAAGCAGAAAAGCGGCTCACCGAGATCGGCGGCCGCTTTGTCCATCTTTCGATCTCGCATACGGCCGAATATGCCGTTGCGCAGGTGATCATTGAGGCTTGA
- a CDS encoding long-chain fatty acid--CoA ligase, producing MTQITETSAHIAPRLTERGLPATIADLFLLAAAEHPTKRALVSKIAGEWQSISSAEMIERCEETALGLYSLGLRKGDRAAILAPNSPAWTFADAGCQFAGIIDVPIYTTLAAHSVEYILNDSGSRLIFLADRGSYENLAETLKGQVTIEHIVLFDNDITGIDRGIAFDDLLGRGRELGAHRPELIAELHAAVSPADVATLIYTSGTTGEPKGVMLSQSNIVSNVIDAAEMYEFTADDVCLSVLPLSHIFERTGMYVYIHHGMAVHYAESIDKVPDNLKEVRPSIFIGVPRIFEKVYERARISAARSNPIRERIFDWAIELAKEYARSTTSGRPVSIALAAKHNLADKIVFAKMRDFFGGNLRYCITGGAALSDDIYLIFTGAGIAIMQGYGLTETSPVVSSNNPKFSRLGTVGRPIANVSVRIAADGEIEVKGPGVMIGYYHKEEATKAVFTEDGWLRTGDIGELDADGYLKITDRKKELFKTSGGKYIAPSPIEQMIKASRFVSQVVLIGNERKFPAAIIVPNFEMLASYSELKGLDLHTPEELCASEKVNDLMMRQVEKYTSELSQFEKVKKIILLDKELTVDGGELTPTLKVKRRVIDEKYRTLIDTLYQD from the coding sequence ATGACGCAGATCACCGAAACTTCCGCACATATCGCACCGCGGCTTACCGAACGCGGCCTGCCGGCGACGATCGCGGACCTCTTTCTGCTTGCGGCGGCTGAACATCCGACGAAAAGGGCGTTGGTGAGCAAAATTGCCGGTGAGTGGCAAAGCATCTCGTCCGCCGAGATGATCGAACGTTGCGAGGAAACCGCGCTCGGGCTGTATTCGCTCGGGCTTCGTAAGGGCGACCGAGCAGCGATACTCGCCCCGAACTCGCCCGCATGGACATTTGCCGACGCGGGCTGCCAATTCGCAGGCATCATTGATGTGCCGATCTACACAACGCTTGCAGCACATTCGGTCGAATATATCTTAAATGACTCAGGCTCACGGCTTATCTTCCTTGCCGACCGCGGATCGTATGAGAACCTCGCAGAAACTCTCAAGGGTCAAGTGACGATCGAGCATATAGTATTGTTTGACAATGACATTACAGGCATTGATCGCGGCATCGCATTCGATGATCTGCTCGGCCGCGGCCGCGAACTCGGGGCACACCGGCCTGAGCTGATCGCAGAGCTGCACGCCGCAGTTTCGCCGGCGGATGTCGCTACGCTGATCTATACGAGCGGCACGACGGGCGAGCCGAAGGGCGTTATGCTGAGCCAGAGCAACATCGTCTCAAATGTGATAGACGCCGCCGAGATGTATGAATTCACGGCCGACGACGTTTGCCTATCGGTGCTGCCGCTGTCACATATCTTTGAGCGGACGGGAATGTATGTCTATATCCATCACGGAATGGCTGTTCATTACGCCGAATCGATAGACAAGGTGCCTGATAACCTTAAGGAGGTTCGGCCGAGCATCTTTATCGGGGTGCCGCGGATCTTTGAAAAGGTCTATGAAAGAGCACGCATCTCGGCCGCAAGGTCAAATCCGATCCGCGAACGAATATTCGACTGGGCAATAGAGCTGGCAAAGGAATATGCGAGATCGACGACATCCGGACGGCCCGTATCGATCGCTCTCGCGGCAAAGCACAATCTGGCAGATAAGATCGTATTTGCAAAGATGCGCGATTTCTTTGGCGGAAATTTGCGTTATTGCATCACGGGCGGAGCCGCTCTCTCGGATGATATCTATCTGATATTCACCGGCGCCGGCATCGCGATAATGCAGGGCTACGGCCTCACGGAGACCTCGCCGGTCGTCTCATCGAACAACCCGAAATTCTCGCGGCTCGGCACTGTCGGGCGCCCGATCGCCAATGTCAGCGTCCGCATCGCTGCGGACGGCGAGATCGAGGTAAAAGGCCCGGGCGTGATGATCGGTTACTATCACAAAGAAGAAGCGACAAAAGCGGTATTCACCGAGGACGGATGGCTGCGTACCGGCGACATCGGCGAGCTGGATGCGGACGGCTATTTGAAGATCACCGACCGAAAGAAAGAGCTTTTCAAGACATCGGGCGGCAAATACATCGCGCCTTCACCGATCGAGCAGATGATCAAGGCGTCGCGTTTTGTCAGCCAGGTCGTACTGATCGGCAATGAGCGGAAGTTCCCGGCCGCCATCATCGTGCCAAACTTCGAAATGCTTGCATCATATTCAGAACTTAAAGGCCTTGATCTGCACACGCCGGAGGAGCTTTGCGCAAGCGAAAAGGTAAACGACCTGATGATGCGTCAGGTCGAGAAATACACTTCCGAGCTTTCACAGTTCGAGAAGGTCAAGAAGATAATTCTGCTGGATAAGGAGCTAACCGTTGACGGCGGCGAACTGACCCCGACCCTCAAGGTCAAGCGCCGCGTAATCGACGAAAAATACCGCACACTGATAGATACTCTGTATCAGGACTGA
- a CDS encoding TetR/AcrR family transcriptional regulator, with amino-acid sequence MAKPISSRSAGRGSVADKHEAILRAAVSVFARKGYFNSKVADIAREAGIADGTVYLYFKSKDEILHSIFDRAMTEFITKGKHELQSLQTPIEKLRKIAEIHLERLGADRDLAIVFQVELRGSTKHMQEFSAAAFSEYLDLIRKTIQEGQADGSFRGDVKPIIAAKILYGALDEMVTNWVLSNRQYQLAPMAGIVMSLFLDGMINR; translated from the coding sequence ATGGCTAAACCGATCAGCTCAAGATCCGCGGGACGCGGCAGTGTAGCCGACAAGCACGAAGCAATACTGCGTGCGGCGGTGAGTGTCTTTGCACGTAAAGGGTATTTCAACTCAAAGGTCGCCGATATAGCACGCGAAGCCGGCATCGCCGACGGAACCGTCTATCTTTACTTTAAGAGCAAGGACGAGATACTCCACTCGATCTTTGATCGTGCGATGACCGAATTCATTACAAAGGGCAAGCACGAACTGCAGTCGTTGCAGACACCGATCGAGAAGCTTCGAAAGATAGCGGAGATACACCTCGAACGCCTCGGGGCTGACCGTGATCTTGCGATCGTCTTTCAGGTCGAATTGCGCGGCTCGACAAAGCATATGCAGGAGTTCTCAGCTGCCGCCTTCAGCGAATACCTCGATCTGATACGAAAGACGATACAGGAAGGACAAGCGGACGGCAGCTTTCGCGGCGACGTAAAGCCGATCATTGCGGCAAAGATACTCTACGGCGCTCTCGATGAAATGGTTACGAATTGGGTGCTTTCGAACCGCCAATATCAGCTTGCTCCAATGGCAGGCATCGTGATGTCGCTGTTTCTCGACGGGATGATCAACCGATGA
- a CDS encoding SLBB domain-containing protein: MTFRLLTFFFVITLAGIAAAQPSSVPKAADDRGYMIASGDVIEGKVLGEEQFNFISTVDEDGKFFVPFSDAPISASCRTEADVRKEVLTLLSKYLRNPQANIRVTERKSRPPATVYGEVRTPAQVELRRDTTLVELISFSGGITDDAGGTVQVFRTRKPVCVDDPDAMWTVSSNDPTDVPSRVYSLRSIQTGTDDSNPKVYPGDVVIIPKASPVYITGEVVAPQGVYLKEGGMSLTEGIAKVGGVRAEAKTKEIRISRLKPNSTDRELIIANYDDIKKGVQKDPMLEPYDIVEVNRAKDNIAQTILKFALGLGKTAISSATSSIGYRVLY, encoded by the coding sequence ATGACGTTCCGACTCCTTACATTCTTTTTTGTAATAACGCTTGCGGGCATTGCCGCCGCGCAACCTTCCTCAGTGCCGAAGGCGGCCGACGACCGCGGCTATATGATCGCTTCGGGCGATGTGATCGAAGGCAAAGTACTTGGCGAAGAACAATTCAACTTCATATCGACGGTCGATGAGGACGGTAAATTTTTCGTGCCGTTCTCTGACGCCCCTATATCGGCTTCCTGCCGCACCGAAGCTGATGTGCGTAAGGAAGTGCTCACGCTGCTTAGCAAATACCTTCGAAATCCGCAGGCGAACATACGCGTAACGGAACGAAAGAGCCGCCCGCCCGCAACCGTCTATGGCGAGGTGCGTACGCCCGCACAGGTTGAATTGCGGCGCGATACGACACTTGTCGAGCTGATCTCATTCTCGGGCGGCATAACCGATGACGCCGGCGGAACTGTTCAAGTCTTCAGGACACGGAAGCCGGTTTGCGTCGATGATCCGGATGCAATGTGGACGGTTAGCTCGAATGATCCTACCGATGTGCCCTCGCGTGTGTACAGCCTGCGGAGTATCCAAACAGGTACGGACGATTCGAACCCGAAAGTATATCCCGGCGATGTGGTCATAATTCCAAAGGCATCGCCGGTCTATATCACCGGGGAAGTTGTCGCGCCGCAGGGAGTTTACTTGAAAGAAGGCGGTATGTCGCTTACCGAGGGCATCGCAAAGGTTGGCGGCGTGCGTGCCGAGGCAAAGACCAAAGAGATCAGAATTTCAAGGCTAAAGCCTAATTCGACCGACCGCGAACTCATAATAGCCAACTATGATGACATCAAGAAAGGCGTTCAAAAGGATCCGATGCTTGAACCGTACGACATCGTCGAGGTGAACCGTGCAAAGGACAATATCGCGCAGACGATCCTGAAATTCGCACTCGGTCTCGGCAAGACTGCGATTTCCAGCGCCACCAGCAGTATCGGCTACCGCGTTCTTTATTGA
- a CDS encoding aminotransferase class I/II-fold pyridoxal phosphate-dependent enzyme: protein MSKQRISKKAALFTESVIREMSREAAKYQAVNLGQGFPDWPAPADIKQKAQEAIAADHNQYAVTWGVKEFRDAIAAKTMWYLGLDLDPDAEITVTCGSTEGMIATMMATVDPGEEVVVFEPFYENYAPDAILSDAVPRHVPLYRTENGFVFDREQLRAAFNDRTRAIIICNPNNPTGKVFTRSEMEFIADLCKEFDALCFTDEIYEHIIYSGDADDDPSEHICMANIPGMRERTVVVNSLSKTYSVTGWRVGYCIAPPDITSAIRKVHDFLTVGAANPLQHAGAYAMALPPGYYTDLQLEYRRKRDFLVPVLRDAGFKCDHPAGAYYVMADISNFGYANDVEFTRHLIRDIGVAVVPGSSFYHDASLGSQMVRFCFCKKDETLEAAAERLAKLK, encoded by the coding sequence ATGTCAAAGCAGCGTATTTCGAAGAAAGCAGCCCTTTTCACCGAATCGGTGATTCGCGAAATGTCGCGCGAGGCTGCAAAATATCAAGCGGTCAACCTCGGCCAAGGCTTTCCTGATTGGCCCGCTCCGGCCGACATTAAACAAAAGGCACAGGAGGCGATAGCCGCCGATCATAATCAGTATGCCGTAACGTGGGGCGTCAAGGAGTTTCGCGATGCGATCGCGGCAAAGACGATGTGGTATCTCGGCCTCGACCTCGACCCCGATGCCGAGATCACGGTAACCTGCGGATCGACCGAAGGAATGATCGCAACAATGATGGCTACGGTCGATCCGGGCGAAGAGGTCGTGGTCTTCGAACCTTTTTACGAGAATTACGCGCCCGACGCGATCCTGTCCGATGCCGTGCCGCGTCACGTGCCGCTCTACCGCACCGAGAACGGCTTTGTTTTTGACCGCGAACAGCTTCGGGCGGCGTTCAATGATAGGACACGGGCGATCATCATCTGCAATCCGAACAACCCGACCGGCAAGGTCTTTACACGCAGCGAAATGGAGTTCATCGCCGACCTTTGCAAAGAGTTTGACGCGCTTTGCTTCACCGATGAGATCTACGAGCACATCATCTATTCCGGAGACGCTGACGACGATCCGTCCGAACATATCTGCATGGCAAATATCCCGGGCATGCGCGAACGCACAGTGGTCGTCAATTCGCTCTCAAAGACGTATTCCGTAACAGGCTGGCGTGTCGGTTACTGCATCGCGCCGCCGGATATCACTTCGGCGATCCGCAAGGTGCACGATTTCTTGACCGTCGGGGCGGCGAATCCGCTCCAGCACGCCGGTGCATACGCGATGGCGCTGCCGCCGGGCTACTACACCGACCTGCAGCTCGAATATCGCCGAAAGCGCGACTTCCTTGTGCCGGTGCTGCGTGATGCCGGCTTCAAATGCGATCATCCCGCGGGTGCGTATTATGTGATGGCTGACATTTCGAACTTCGGATACGCGAATGATGTTGAATTCACGCGGCATCTGATACGCGACATCGGTGTCGCGGTGGTTCCGGGCTCATCGTTCTATCACGACGCGTCGCTCGGCTCGCAAATGGTACGTTTTTGTTTCTGTAAAAAAGATGAGACGCTCGAAGCCGCGGCCGAAAGGCTCGCAAAGCTGAAGTAA